A single region of the Triticum dicoccoides isolate Atlit2015 ecotype Zavitan chromosome 2B, WEW_v2.0, whole genome shotgun sequence genome encodes:
- the LOC119362514 gene encoding potassium transporter 7, with product MDEEIGAAAAPQGQWKYHKALSLLAFQSFGVVYGDLSTSPLYVFKSALSGLDKYSDEATVFGLLSLIFWTLTLIPLLKYVIIVLGADDNGEGGTFALYSLLCRHAKMSLLPNQQAADEELSTYYQPGVDRTAMSSPFKRFLEKHKKLRTCLLLFVLFGACMVIGDGVLTPTISVLAALSGLQDRGTGGLGNGWVVLIACVVLVGLFALQHRGTHRVAFVFAPIVVLWLLSIGIIGLYNIIHWNPRVCLALSPHYIVKFFKITGRDGWISLGGVLLAVTGTEAMFADLGHFTAASIRLAFVGVIYPCLVLQYMGQAAFLSKNMSDVHDSFYLSIPRTVFWPMFVLASLAAIVGSQSIISATFSIVKQCLSLGCFPRVKVVHTSRWIYGQIYIPEINWILMVLCLAVTVGFRDINIIGNAYGLACITVMFVTTWLMALVIIFVWKKNILLALSFLIFFGLIEGAYLSASFIKVPQGGWTPIALAFVFMFIMYVWHYGTRRKYLFDLQNKVSMKWILTLGPSLGIVRVPGIGLIYTELVTGVPAIFSHFVTNLPAFHQILVFVCVKSVPVPYVPADERYLIGRIGPRQYRMYRCIVRYGYKDVQKDDENFENHLVMSIAKFIQMEAEEAASSGSYESSNEGRMAVIHTTDTTGTGLIMRDSNEGTSLTRSSKSETLQSLQSIYEQESGGLSRRRVRFQIAEEEQINAQVRDELSDLLEAKEAGVAYIIGHSYVKARKNSNFLKSFAIDYAYSFLRKNCRGPSVTLHIPHISLIEVGMIYYV from the exons ATGGACGAGGAGAtcggcgccgccgccgcgccgcag GGCCAGTGGAAATATCACAAAGCTCTTTCCCTACTAGCGTTTCAGAGCTTTGGTGTGGTGTACGGAGACCTGAGTACGTCGCCTCTGTATGTCTTCAAAAGCGCACTGTCTGGACTGGACAAGTACAGTGATGAGGCGACCGTCTTTGGATTGCTTTCACTGATATTTTGGACCTTGACGCTCATTCCGTTGCTAAAGTACGTCATAATTGTCTTGGGTGCTGACGATAATGGCGAGG GTGGGACGTTTGCTTTGTATTCACTACTCTGCAGGCATGCAAAGATGAGCCTGCTTCCAAACCAGCAAGCGGCAGATGAAGAGCTGTCAACATATTATCAGCCTGGGGTTGATCGGACTGCTATGTCCTCACCATTCAAAAGGTTTCTAGAGAAGCACAAGAAGCTGCGGACATGTTTGCTTCTTTTTGTTCTGTTTGGAGCATGCATGGTGATAGGTGATGGCGTCCTTACACCCACCATCTCCG TTTTGGCAGCCTTGTCTGGATTACAAGACCGAGGCACAGGTGGATTAGGAAATG GTTGGGTAGTACTCATTGCATGTGTTGTGCTTGTTGGCCTCTTTGCGCTACAACACCGAGGTACTCATAGGGTGGCATTCGTGTTTGCCCCCATTGTTGTACTTTGGCTCTTGAGCATTGGTATCATTGGTCTCTATAATATCATCCACTGGAATCCCAGAGTATGTCTTGCCCTTTCCCCGCATTATATTGTGAAGTTCTTCAAGATAACAGGAAGAGATGGTTGGATTTCTCTAGGAGGAGTACTTCTTGCCGTGACAG GCACTGAAGCTATGTTTGCCGATCTTGGCCACTTCACTGCTGCATCCATCAGG CTGGCTTTTGTTGGTGTCATATATCCCTGTCTTGTTCTGCAATACATGGGGCAGGCTGCGTTTCTTTCCAAGAACATGTCTGATGTACATGACAGTTTTTACCTATCAATTCCAC GTACTGTGTTTTGGCCCATGTTTGTCCTGGCATCTCTTGCTGCAATTGTGGGCAGCCAATCAATTATATCTGCAACCTTCTCCATTGTCAAGCAGTGCCTTTCTTTGGGATGCTTTCCACGGGTGAAAGTTGTGCATACATCAAGGTGGATCTATGGCCAGATTTACATACCTGAGATAAATTGGATTCTGATGGTCCTTTGTTTAGCTGTGACAGTTGGCTTCCGAGACATAAACATTATAGGAAATGCTTATG GTCTTGCGTGCATCACTGTGATGTTTGTTACGACATGGCTGATGGCACTGGTCATCATATTTGTGTGGAAAAAGAATATCCTGCTTGCCTTGTCGTTCCTCATATTCTTCGGGTTAATTGAGGGCGCGTATCTGTCTGCATCATTCATAAAGGTTCCTCAGGGAGGATGGACTCCGATTGCGCTTGCTTTCGTGTTCATGTTCATCATGTACGTGTGGCACTATGGCACACGGCGAAAGTACCTGTTTGATCTCCAAAACAAGGTCTCAATGAAATGGATCCTTACACTTGGCCCGAGCCTTGGAATCGTGCGTGTGCCTGGAATCGGCCTCATCTACACAGAGCTAGTGACTGGGGTGCCTGCCATCTTCTCACATTTCGTGACCAACCTGCCTGCATTTCACCAGATTTTGGTCTTCGTCTGCGTGAAGTCCGTGCCAGTGCCCTATGTTCCAGCTGATGAGCGGTACCTCATCGGGCGCATCGGCCCCAGGCAGTACCGGATGTACAGGTGCATTGTGAGATACGGTTATAAGGATGTCCAGAAAGACGATGAGAACTTCGAGAACCACCTGGTGATGAGCATCGCCAAGTTCATCCAAATGGAAGCCGAGGAAGCCGCCTCTTCTGGAAGCTACGAGTCATCGAACGAAGGAAGAATGGCGGTCATACACACTACCGACACAACCGGAACCGGTCTGATCATGAGAGACTCCAACGAAGGCACCTCCTTGACCAGGAGCAGCAAGTCCGAGACCCTCCAGAGCCTGCAGTCCATCTACGAGCAGGAGTCTGGCGGCCTGAGCCGCCGCAGGGTCCGTTTCCAGATCGCCGAGGAGGAGCAGATCAATGCACAGGTGAGGGATGAGCTGTCGGACCTCCTGGAGGCTAAGGAGGCCGGCGTGGCGTACATCATCGGCCACTCCTACGTCAAGGCGAGGAAGAACTCCAACTTCTTGAAGTCGTTCGCCATCGACTACGCCTACTCGTTCCTCCGCAAGAACTGCAGGGGCCCGTCGGTGACGCTGCACATACCCCACATCAGCCTCATCGAGGTCGGCATGATCTACTACGTCTAG
- the LOC119362515 gene encoding nucleolar protein 56-like isoform X1 — protein MAAGGDLTEDERKALRGSKFAPLPAPPPSSRPNPRMAHPGGPLTTNKAAALAKFLERKLQQPDGLDSLNPDLVNLAVKNAKETIKASKGEASTSGRVVRHVPSFEDSSEVSNQDDGEQRQEKKKKKKKKKKRKTKAAKDSKLHNTSKKKKKLSL, from the exons atggcgGCGGGCGGCGACCTGACCGAGGACGAGCGCAAAGCGCTGCGGGGGAGCAAGTTCGCGCCCCTCCCGGCGCCACCGCCGTCCTCCCGCCCCAACCCGAG GATGGCCCATCCTGGAGGACCACTAACTACAAATAAGGCTGCTGCTTTAGCGAAATTCCTCGAGAGAAAACTACAGCAACCTGATGGCTTGGACTCTCTAAATCCCGATCTTGTAAATTTGGCCGTGAAAAATGCAAAGGAAACCATAAAGGCAAGCAAGG GTGAGGCCTCAACTTCTGGGAGAGTAGTACGGCATGTTCCATCATTTGAGGACTCCTCTGAGGTTTCCAATCAAGATGACGGGGAGCAGAGacaggaaaagaagaaaaagaaaaagaaaaagaaaaagagaaaaacaaag GCCGCTAAAGATTCCAAGCTCCACAATAcatcaaagaagaaaaagaagttaTCGCTATGA
- the LOC119362515 gene encoding uncharacterized protein LOC119362515 isoform X2: MAAGGDLTEDERKALRGSKFAPLPAPPPSSRPNPRMAHPGGPLTTNKAAALAKFLERKLQQPDGLDSLNPDLVNLAVKNAKETIKASKGEASTSGRVVRHVPSFEDSSEVSNQDDGEQRQEKKKKKKKKKKRKTKCCSLDGAI; encoded by the exons atggcgGCGGGCGGCGACCTGACCGAGGACGAGCGCAAAGCGCTGCGGGGGAGCAAGTTCGCGCCCCTCCCGGCGCCACCGCCGTCCTCCCGCCCCAACCCGAG GATGGCCCATCCTGGAGGACCACTAACTACAAATAAGGCTGCTGCTTTAGCGAAATTCCTCGAGAGAAAACTACAGCAACCTGATGGCTTGGACTCTCTAAATCCCGATCTTGTAAATTTGGCCGTGAAAAATGCAAAGGAAACCATAAAGGCAAGCAAGG GTGAGGCCTCAACTTCTGGGAGAGTAGTACGGCATGTTCCATCATTTGAGGACTCCTCTGAGGTTTCCAATCAAGATGACGGGGAGCAGAGacaggaaaagaagaaaaagaaaaagaaaaagaaaaagagaaaaacaaag TGTTGCTCCTTGGATGGTGCCATATGA